One part of the Theropithecus gelada isolate Dixy chromosome 5, Tgel_1.0, whole genome shotgun sequence genome encodes these proteins:
- the MGST2 gene encoding microsomal glutathione S-transferase 2 isoform X2, protein MAGWYFNQVFATCLGLMYIYGRHLYFWGYSEAAKKRITGFRLSLGILALLTLLGALGIANSFLDEYLDLNIAKKLRRQF, encoded by the exons ATGGCTGGGTGGTATTTCAACCAAG TTTTTGCTACTTGTCTGGGTCTGATGTACATATATGGCCGTCACCTATACTTCTGGGGATATTCAGAAGCTGCTAAAAAACG GATCACTGGTTTCCGACTGAGTCTGGGGATTTTGGCCTTGTTGACCCTCCTAGGTGCCCTGGGAATTGCAAACAGCTTTCTGGATGAATATCTGGACCTCAATATTGCCAAGAAACTGAGGCGGCAATTCTaa